One window of the Manihot esculenta cultivar AM560-2 chromosome 14, M.esculenta_v8, whole genome shotgun sequence genome contains the following:
- the LOC110600095 gene encoding WD repeat-containing protein 91 homolog isoform X1, with protein sequence MIIFLIKKCAKGHLPITTADKDKSSNQSVASSKDPIQFKVFEMENMQYAEELVREFLVFRGFTNTLQVFEMELSTDIGKGFQVDKILDLIFSIYIPKFQAEKLVGLLSFFKQCFSLVSEAALFSTLSKLEVSILRYYIVCAVQSGRKDKVVEFFGMNGNDLLQRGGDWTPWFAIPYLKNPSLDPQFRIYFSKEWYEALRLSVRNFFSVIFSGTRIPALLKISSEKNTINNLKKDIKQLNVKLSQLRVLLEEKEAQLCWLRSNGSNAASTLDSNVGQGNNSTPLSAAHEENLMTVETCISATPSISETEQPQERAIGGPANGSSSIARIDIEHIIANDAIQMIHGTAYNDDGREMLAEEEFPEVKVDFQETFLGHTSPISRCRFSASGNNIASASVDGTVRIWTYDSSTPTSRNATIYCGTEIMSLDWECKSDRLLLIGTADGGIKAWNVDAKRVVCDLNTSEVFPRYAFRTYVSAIFFSFVLALTMLVLCSVLDLKCSPVEPVFVSAAASRRQGATYLDSLGFASLTVWNMKTWRAMTVLPLGEDPPAITSLCFNHNGKILAAAATDGMIHMFDMSAGLQITGWPAHDSAINSILFGPDETSIFSLGSDGKIFEWSLQNQGHVLWSRSCSRFCVPETSRYHRHEMGLDANGRRLLVTSETLRAPIYQVRGHMNGWRTLPHNAAITTVDWHPTLPIFLTGSADNSVRVTSLS encoded by the exons atgataatttttttaataaaaaaatgcgCCAAAGGTCATTTACCCATCACCACCGCGGACAAAGACAAATCCTCAAATCAATCGGTGGCTTCCTCCAAAGACCCGATTCAATTCAAG GTCTTTGAAATGGAGAATATGCAGTACGCGGAGGAGCTGGTGAGAGAATTTCTAGTTTTTAGAGGGTTTACTAATACTCTACAAGTTTTTGAGATGGAATTGTCCACGGATATTGGCAAGGGGTTTCAAGTAGATAAGATATTAGACTTAATATTCTCAATATACATTCCTAAATTTCAAGCAGAGAAACTAGTTGGTCTGCTTAGTTTCTTCAAGCAGTGTTTTTCTTTGGTATCTGAGGCTGCACTTTTTTCTACTTTATCAAAGTTGGAGGTTTCTATTCTTCGTTACTATATCGTTTGCGCGGTGCAATCAGGAAGGAAAGATAAAGTGGTGGAATTTTTTGGAATGAATGGAAATGATTTGCTGCAAAGAGGCGGTGATTGGACGCCGTGGTTTG CTATTCCATATTTGAAGAACCCTAGCTTGGATCCTCAGTTTCGCATTTATTTCTCTAAGGAATGGTATGAAGCATTGCGCCTTTCTGTGAGGAATTTTTTCAGTGTGATCTTCAGCGGTACTC GCATCCCTGCCCTGTTGAAGATCAGTTCAGAAAAGAACACAATCAACAATCTCAAGAAGGACATCAAACAACTTAACGTGAAGCTATCTCAACTTCGGGTTTTATTAGAGGAAAAAGAGGCTCAGTTATGCTGGTTAAGGAG TAATGGAAGCAATGCTGCATCTACACTGGATTCAAATGTGGGACAAGGCAATAATTCAACTCCATTAAGTGCTGCGcatgaagaaaatcttatgaCTGTGGAAACTTGCATTTCTGCTACCCCTAGTATAAGTGAAACTGAGCAGCCTCAAGAAAGGGCCATTGGTGGACCTGCCAATGGTTCAAGTTCTATAGCAAGAATTGACATTGAACATATCATAGCCAATGATGCCATTCAAATGATCCATGGTACCGCTTACAATG ATGATGGCAGGGAAATGCTGGCTGAAGAAGAATTCCCTGAAGTGAAAGTAGACTTCCAG GAGACATTTCTGGGCCATACAAGTCCAATAAGTAGATGTCGATTTTCTGCTTCTGGGAACAATATAGCTAGTGCTTCTGTTGATGGAACTGTCAG GATATGGACATATGATTCATCTACTCCGACATCTAGAAATGCAACAATATATTGTGGGACAGAGATAATGTCTCTTGATTGGGAGTGTAAATCTGACCGCTTG CTTCTTATAGGCACTGCTGATGGGGGTATTAAAGCATGGAATGTTGATGCAAAGCGAGTTGTTTGTGATCTCAATACTAGTGAAGTGTTTCCCAGGTACGCATTTAGAACATATGTTTCTGCAATCTTTTTCTCCTTTGTTCTTGCTCTTACTATGCTTGTTCTATGCAGTGTCTTGGATCTAAAGTGCAGTCCTGTAGAACCAGTTTTTGTTTCTGCAGCTGCATCCAGAAG GCAGGGTGCAACTTATCTTGATAGTTTGGGATTTGCTTCCTTAACTGTGTGGAACATGAAGACATGGAGAGCTATG ACAGTTCTTCCTCTTGGTGAGGATCCACCTGCAATTACTTCCCTATGCTTCAATCACAATGGGAAAATTTTAGCAGCTGCTGCAACTGATGGAATGATCCACATGTTTG ACATGTCTGCTGGTCTACAAATTACTGGGTGGCCTGCACATGATTCTGCAATAAACTCTATTCTTTTTGGGCCAGATGAGACTAGCATTTTCAGCTTGGGTTCAGATGGGAAG ATTTTTGAATGGAGCTTGCAAAACCAAGGTCATGTCCTTTGGTCAAGGAGTTGTAGCAG GTTCTGTGTCcctgagacctcaaggtatcaTAGACATGAAATGGGTTTGGATGCAAATGGGAGGAGACTATTGGTGACATCAGAGACACTAAGAGCACCCATATATCAG GTTCGAGGACATATGAATGGCTGGAGAACTCTTCCACACAACGCAGCTATAACAACGGTAGATTGGCACCCGACTTTGCCCATTTTCTTGACTGGTTCAGCTGATAACTCAGTTCGAGTAACATCATTATCATGA
- the LOC110600095 gene encoding WD repeat-containing protein 91 isoform X2, with amino-acid sequence MIIFLIKKCAKGHLPITTADKDKSSNQSVASSKDPIQFKVFEMENMQYAEELVREFLVFRGFTNTLQVFEMELSTDIGKGFQVDKILDLIFSIYIPKFQAEKLVGLLSFFKQCFSLVSEAALFSTLSKLEVSILRYYIVCAVQSGRKDKVVEFFGMNGNDLLQRGGDWTPWFAIPYLKNPSLDPQFRIYFSKEWYEALRLSVRNFFSVIFSGTRIPALLKISSEKNTINNLKKDIKQLNVKLSQLRVLLEEKEAQLCWLRSNGSNAASTLDSNVGQGNNSTPLSAAHEENLMTVETCISATPSISETEQPQERAIGGPANGSSSIARIDIEHIIANDAIQMIHGTAYNDDGREMLAEEEFPEVKVDFQETFLGHTSPISRCRFSASGNNIASASVDGTVRIWTYDSSTPTSRNATIYCGTEIMSLDWECKSDRLLLIGTADGGIKAWNVDAKRVVCDLNTSEVFPSVLDLKCSPVEPVFVSAAASRRQGATYLDSLGFASLTVWNMKTWRAMTVLPLGEDPPAITSLCFNHNGKILAAAATDGMIHMFDMSAGLQITGWPAHDSAINSILFGPDETSIFSLGSDGKIFEWSLQNQGHVLWSRSCSRFCVPETSRYHRHEMGLDANGRRLLVTSETLRAPIYQVRGHMNGWRTLPHNAAITTNLIVVGKSFDYQNGSWNGLLYPLPLLKVSEFCFLFFFFYFLG; translated from the exons atgataatttttttaataaaaaaatgcgCCAAAGGTCATTTACCCATCACCACCGCGGACAAAGACAAATCCTCAAATCAATCGGTGGCTTCCTCCAAAGACCCGATTCAATTCAAG GTCTTTGAAATGGAGAATATGCAGTACGCGGAGGAGCTGGTGAGAGAATTTCTAGTTTTTAGAGGGTTTACTAATACTCTACAAGTTTTTGAGATGGAATTGTCCACGGATATTGGCAAGGGGTTTCAAGTAGATAAGATATTAGACTTAATATTCTCAATATACATTCCTAAATTTCAAGCAGAGAAACTAGTTGGTCTGCTTAGTTTCTTCAAGCAGTGTTTTTCTTTGGTATCTGAGGCTGCACTTTTTTCTACTTTATCAAAGTTGGAGGTTTCTATTCTTCGTTACTATATCGTTTGCGCGGTGCAATCAGGAAGGAAAGATAAAGTGGTGGAATTTTTTGGAATGAATGGAAATGATTTGCTGCAAAGAGGCGGTGATTGGACGCCGTGGTTTG CTATTCCATATTTGAAGAACCCTAGCTTGGATCCTCAGTTTCGCATTTATTTCTCTAAGGAATGGTATGAAGCATTGCGCCTTTCTGTGAGGAATTTTTTCAGTGTGATCTTCAGCGGTACTC GCATCCCTGCCCTGTTGAAGATCAGTTCAGAAAAGAACACAATCAACAATCTCAAGAAGGACATCAAACAACTTAACGTGAAGCTATCTCAACTTCGGGTTTTATTAGAGGAAAAAGAGGCTCAGTTATGCTGGTTAAGGAG TAATGGAAGCAATGCTGCATCTACACTGGATTCAAATGTGGGACAAGGCAATAATTCAACTCCATTAAGTGCTGCGcatgaagaaaatcttatgaCTGTGGAAACTTGCATTTCTGCTACCCCTAGTATAAGTGAAACTGAGCAGCCTCAAGAAAGGGCCATTGGTGGACCTGCCAATGGTTCAAGTTCTATAGCAAGAATTGACATTGAACATATCATAGCCAATGATGCCATTCAAATGATCCATGGTACCGCTTACAATG ATGATGGCAGGGAAATGCTGGCTGAAGAAGAATTCCCTGAAGTGAAAGTAGACTTCCAG GAGACATTTCTGGGCCATACAAGTCCAATAAGTAGATGTCGATTTTCTGCTTCTGGGAACAATATAGCTAGTGCTTCTGTTGATGGAACTGTCAG GATATGGACATATGATTCATCTACTCCGACATCTAGAAATGCAACAATATATTGTGGGACAGAGATAATGTCTCTTGATTGGGAGTGTAAATCTGACCGCTTG CTTCTTATAGGCACTGCTGATGGGGGTATTAAAGCATGGAATGTTGATGCAAAGCGAGTTGTTTGTGATCTCAATACTAGTGAAGTGTTTCCCAG TGTCTTGGATCTAAAGTGCAGTCCTGTAGAACCAGTTTTTGTTTCTGCAGCTGCATCCAGAAG GCAGGGTGCAACTTATCTTGATAGTTTGGGATTTGCTTCCTTAACTGTGTGGAACATGAAGACATGGAGAGCTATG ACAGTTCTTCCTCTTGGTGAGGATCCACCTGCAATTACTTCCCTATGCTTCAATCACAATGGGAAAATTTTAGCAGCTGCTGCAACTGATGGAATGATCCACATGTTTG ACATGTCTGCTGGTCTACAAATTACTGGGTGGCCTGCACATGATTCTGCAATAAACTCTATTCTTTTTGGGCCAGATGAGACTAGCATTTTCAGCTTGGGTTCAGATGGGAAG ATTTTTGAATGGAGCTTGCAAAACCAAGGTCATGTCCTTTGGTCAAGGAGTTGTAGCAG GTTCTGTGTCcctgagacctcaaggtatcaTAGACATGAAATGGGTTTGGATGCAAATGGGAGGAGACTATTGGTGACATCAGAGACACTAAGAGCACCCATATATCAG GTTCGAGGACATATGAATGGCTGGAGAACTCTTCCACACAACGCAGCTATAACAACG AACCTTATTGTGGTTGGAAAAAGTTTTGATTATCAAAATGGATCCTGGAACGGGCTTCTGTACCCCCTTCCCCTTTTAAAGGTGAGTGAgttctgttttttattttttttcttttactttttggGGTGA
- the LOC110600095 gene encoding WD repeat-containing protein 91 isoform X3: protein MIIFLIKKCAKGHLPITTADKDKSSNQSVASSKDPIQFKVFEMENMQYAEELVREFLVFRGFTNTLQVFEMELSTDIGKGFQVDKILDLIFSIYIPKFQAEKLVGLLSFFKQCFSLVSEAALFSTLSKLEVSILRYYIVCAVQSGRKDKVVEFFGMNGNDLLQRGGDWTPWFAIPYLKNPSLDPQFRIYFSKEWYEALRLSVRNFFSVIFSGTRIPALLKISSEKNTINNLKKDIKQLNVKLSQLRVLLEEKEAQLCWLRSNGSNAASTLDSNVGQGNNSTPLSAAHEENLMTVETCISATPSISETEQPQERAIGGPANGSSSIARIDIEHIIANDAIQMIHGTAYNDDGREMLAEEEFPEVKVDFQETFLGHTSPISRCRFSASGNNIASASVDGTVRIWTYDSSTPTSRNATIYCGTEIMSLDWECKSDRLLLIGTADGGIKAWNVDAKRVVCDLNTSEVFPSVLDLKCSPVEPVFVSAAASRRQGATYLDSLGFASLTVWNMKTWRAMTVLPLGEDPPAITSLCFNHNGKILAAAATDGMIHMFDMSAGLQITGWPAHDSAINSILFGPDETSIFSLGSDGKIFEWSLQNQGHVLWSRSCSRFCVPETSRYHRHEMGLDANGRRLLVTSETLRAPIYQVRGHMNGWRTLPHNAAITTVDWHPTLPIFLTGSADNSVRVTSLS, encoded by the exons atgataatttttttaataaaaaaatgcgCCAAAGGTCATTTACCCATCACCACCGCGGACAAAGACAAATCCTCAAATCAATCGGTGGCTTCCTCCAAAGACCCGATTCAATTCAAG GTCTTTGAAATGGAGAATATGCAGTACGCGGAGGAGCTGGTGAGAGAATTTCTAGTTTTTAGAGGGTTTACTAATACTCTACAAGTTTTTGAGATGGAATTGTCCACGGATATTGGCAAGGGGTTTCAAGTAGATAAGATATTAGACTTAATATTCTCAATATACATTCCTAAATTTCAAGCAGAGAAACTAGTTGGTCTGCTTAGTTTCTTCAAGCAGTGTTTTTCTTTGGTATCTGAGGCTGCACTTTTTTCTACTTTATCAAAGTTGGAGGTTTCTATTCTTCGTTACTATATCGTTTGCGCGGTGCAATCAGGAAGGAAAGATAAAGTGGTGGAATTTTTTGGAATGAATGGAAATGATTTGCTGCAAAGAGGCGGTGATTGGACGCCGTGGTTTG CTATTCCATATTTGAAGAACCCTAGCTTGGATCCTCAGTTTCGCATTTATTTCTCTAAGGAATGGTATGAAGCATTGCGCCTTTCTGTGAGGAATTTTTTCAGTGTGATCTTCAGCGGTACTC GCATCCCTGCCCTGTTGAAGATCAGTTCAGAAAAGAACACAATCAACAATCTCAAGAAGGACATCAAACAACTTAACGTGAAGCTATCTCAACTTCGGGTTTTATTAGAGGAAAAAGAGGCTCAGTTATGCTGGTTAAGGAG TAATGGAAGCAATGCTGCATCTACACTGGATTCAAATGTGGGACAAGGCAATAATTCAACTCCATTAAGTGCTGCGcatgaagaaaatcttatgaCTGTGGAAACTTGCATTTCTGCTACCCCTAGTATAAGTGAAACTGAGCAGCCTCAAGAAAGGGCCATTGGTGGACCTGCCAATGGTTCAAGTTCTATAGCAAGAATTGACATTGAACATATCATAGCCAATGATGCCATTCAAATGATCCATGGTACCGCTTACAATG ATGATGGCAGGGAAATGCTGGCTGAAGAAGAATTCCCTGAAGTGAAAGTAGACTTCCAG GAGACATTTCTGGGCCATACAAGTCCAATAAGTAGATGTCGATTTTCTGCTTCTGGGAACAATATAGCTAGTGCTTCTGTTGATGGAACTGTCAG GATATGGACATATGATTCATCTACTCCGACATCTAGAAATGCAACAATATATTGTGGGACAGAGATAATGTCTCTTGATTGGGAGTGTAAATCTGACCGCTTG CTTCTTATAGGCACTGCTGATGGGGGTATTAAAGCATGGAATGTTGATGCAAAGCGAGTTGTTTGTGATCTCAATACTAGTGAAGTGTTTCCCAG TGTCTTGGATCTAAAGTGCAGTCCTGTAGAACCAGTTTTTGTTTCTGCAGCTGCATCCAGAAG GCAGGGTGCAACTTATCTTGATAGTTTGGGATTTGCTTCCTTAACTGTGTGGAACATGAAGACATGGAGAGCTATG ACAGTTCTTCCTCTTGGTGAGGATCCACCTGCAATTACTTCCCTATGCTTCAATCACAATGGGAAAATTTTAGCAGCTGCTGCAACTGATGGAATGATCCACATGTTTG ACATGTCTGCTGGTCTACAAATTACTGGGTGGCCTGCACATGATTCTGCAATAAACTCTATTCTTTTTGGGCCAGATGAGACTAGCATTTTCAGCTTGGGTTCAGATGGGAAG ATTTTTGAATGGAGCTTGCAAAACCAAGGTCATGTCCTTTGGTCAAGGAGTTGTAGCAG GTTCTGTGTCcctgagacctcaaggtatcaTAGACATGAAATGGGTTTGGATGCAAATGGGAGGAGACTATTGGTGACATCAGAGACACTAAGAGCACCCATATATCAG GTTCGAGGACATATGAATGGCTGGAGAACTCTTCCACACAACGCAGCTATAACAACGGTAGATTGGCACCCGACTTTGCCCATTTTCTTGACTGGTTCAGCTGATAACTCAGTTCGAGTAACATCATTATCATGA